A stretch of the Glutamicibacter sp. JL.03c genome encodes the following:
- a CDS encoding DUF2568 domain-containing protein — MGKKDSQRVSPFLSGIYAMVAFLLEVGLLFAAALAAIAFIPWPMILAILVVVIPLLLIWSLFFSPKAVIRLRLRTRVLLVHLIYLIGAYVLWLSVDHSFYDQSQIWAIAMLSLTGISAILILATGGYVVPHDRTPKPVKPAPSRHATGAPKGRRAAR; from the coding sequence ATGGGCAAAAAAGACTCCCAGCGGGTATCGCCGTTCCTTTCAGGCATCTACGCGATGGTTGCCTTCCTGCTTGAGGTTGGACTGCTTTTTGCAGCCGCTCTTGCGGCCATCGCATTCATACCTTGGCCAATGATTCTGGCTATTTTGGTAGTTGTCATCCCGCTGCTGTTGATCTGGTCGCTCTTCTTCTCGCCCAAGGCCGTGATCAGACTCCGCTTGCGCACCCGGGTCCTGCTGGTACACCTCATCTACTTGATCGGCGCCTACGTGCTGTGGCTCAGTGTTGACCACAGTTTTTACGATCAATCCCAAATCTGGGCGATTGCCATGCTGTCGCTCACGGGGATCAGTGCGATCCTGATTCTCGCTACCGGTGGCTACGTGGTCCCGCACGATCGCACGCCGAAACCGGTCAAACCTGCCCCCAGCCGCCACGCCACCGGAGCTCCCAAGGGAAGACGAGCCGCTCGCTAG
- the ftsX gene encoding permease-like cell division protein FtsX, translating into MRLGFILREAAKGLRQNVVMVVSVVLVTFVSLTFVGASVLLQLQINQMKGYWYDRMEVAIYLCDDTSTSPNCGGNEVTDAQRQNIEKILKSEQLAPYIKEYAYESKDQAYKNFRDQYENSSLVDQITPAQLPESFRVALVDPEKYPVINEAFSTVDGVDSVIDQRDLLEKVFQLVRVASAAAAVVAIVMIVCAVLLTGTTIQLSAMHRRLETTIMRLVGASKATIQLPFIIEGVIASLIGGLLASGTLWLLLKFLVEDKLASENVGVAFISTGEVWLVAPVLLIIGIVLATISSVVTLKRYLKV; encoded by the coding sequence GTGAGACTAGGATTTATTCTCCGCGAAGCGGCGAAAGGCCTTCGGCAGAATGTCGTGATGGTCGTTTCGGTCGTACTGGTGACATTCGTATCGCTGACGTTCGTTGGCGCTTCGGTCCTTCTGCAACTGCAGATCAACCAGATGAAGGGCTACTGGTATGACCGCATGGAGGTAGCGATCTACCTCTGCGACGACACCAGCACCTCACCGAACTGCGGTGGAAATGAAGTCACCGACGCGCAGCGACAGAACATCGAAAAGATTCTCAAGTCTGAACAGCTGGCCCCGTACATCAAGGAATATGCCTACGAGTCGAAAGACCAGGCGTATAAGAACTTCCGTGATCAGTACGAGAATTCATCCCTAGTCGACCAGATCACTCCGGCCCAGTTGCCTGAGTCTTTCCGAGTTGCCTTGGTGGATCCCGAAAAGTATCCGGTGATCAACGAAGCGTTCTCGACAGTTGACGGTGTGGATTCGGTGATAGATCAGAGAGACCTGCTTGAGAAGGTCTTCCAGTTGGTCCGAGTGGCTTCGGCTGCGGCCGCAGTGGTAGCCATCGTCATGATTGTTTGCGCCGTCTTGCTCACCGGAACGACTATTCAGCTCTCGGCAATGCACCGACGCTTGGAAACAACCATCATGAGACTAGTCGGAGCTTCAAAAGCGACGATTCAGCTTCCATTCATCATTGAAGGTGTTATTGCTTCGTTGATAGGTGGATTGCTGGCTTCGGGTACCTTGTGGCTGCTCCTCAAGTTCCTCGTTGAAGACAAGCTCGCCAGCGAAAATGTCGGCGTTGCCTTCATTTCGACGGGCGAAGTTTGGCTCGTTGCGCCTGTCCTCTTGATAATTGGTATCGTTTTGGCCACAATTTCATCAGTGGTAACCTTGAAGCGTTACCTGAAGGTTTAG
- the smpB gene encoding SsrA-binding protein SmpB — MAKKNQEDRVIASNRKARHDFEILDTFEAGMVLTGTEVKSLREGKASLVDGFGQFYRGELYIENVYIPEYLNGSWTNHAARRRRKLLLHRQELLKIERKIGEAGLTVVPLSLYFKSGRAKIEIGVARGKREYDKRQTMREQQDNREALRAMRERNRR; from the coding sequence GTGGCTAAGAAGAATCAAGAAGATCGGGTGATCGCGAGCAACCGCAAGGCGCGCCACGATTTTGAAATCCTCGATACCTTCGAAGCTGGCATGGTCCTCACTGGAACCGAAGTCAAGTCGTTGCGCGAAGGCAAAGCTTCGCTCGTTGACGGATTCGGCCAGTTCTACCGTGGTGAGCTTTATATCGAGAACGTCTACATCCCGGAGTATCTCAACGGTTCGTGGACCAATCATGCGGCACGCCGCCGTCGTAAGCTCTTGCTCCACCGTCAAGAACTGCTCAAGATCGAACGCAAAATCGGCGAAGCCGGTTTGACCGTTGTACCGCTGAGTTTGTACTTCAAATCGGGGCGGGCAAAAATTGAGATCGGTGTCGCTCGAGGCAAGCGCGAATATGACAAGCGCCAGACCATGCGCGAGCAGCAGGATAATCGTGAAGCATTGCGGGCCATGCGCGAGCGCAATCGCCGCTAG
- a CDS encoding M23 family metallopeptidase, translated as MLSNAVRSKFLRATLGGAMALALTLPAGLVVADELDDRKAQVEGNINNLEQDMEFLDADIQATDQKLREQQAQVPAAEQALADAQSRVANAQAAVADLNDRLIAAQGTRDQVAAEIEANAKKISEAKEAMASIASEAYKRGGVSSGLDMILNMDSATEIADGLDLANRAMESQSATYNDLAQEQANNENNKVRLDAVEKEISSLKSQAEDALAQEQAARTQAQNAKNELDALVASTEKLGAELEAKKPQIQAKLASQQKEYAQVQADIKERQERLLREEAERKRKAAEAEAKRKAAYEAEQKRLAEEAAAKKKAYKKKAYVPSTPAEPEVNTSNGSSAWGLVKPTTSNNLTSSFGWRPTPAGTIDYGGQGGYVHAGIDWGFGGQCGAPITAAADGEVWMAGWGGTSGNKVLISHGVVKGKALATGYHHMSRVAVSVGQHVKQGQVIGYVGTTGNSTGCHLHFETVVNGTAVNPLGLL; from the coding sequence ATGCTGTCCAACGCAGTGCGAAGTAAGTTCTTGCGCGCCACCCTCGGTGGTGCGATGGCACTGGCTTTAACGTTGCCAGCTGGGCTAGTCGTTGCTGACGAGCTGGATGACAGGAAGGCTCAGGTTGAGGGAAACATTAATAACCTAGAGCAAGACATGGAATTCCTGGACGCCGATATTCAGGCGACCGACCAGAAATTGCGTGAGCAGCAGGCTCAGGTCCCTGCGGCAGAGCAGGCATTGGCTGACGCGCAGAGCCGTGTCGCCAATGCCCAAGCGGCTGTCGCCGACCTGAACGACCGACTGATCGCTGCCCAGGGCACTCGCGATCAAGTGGCTGCTGAAATCGAGGCGAATGCCAAGAAGATCTCGGAAGCAAAAGAAGCCATGGCTTCGATCGCTTCGGAGGCCTACAAGCGCGGTGGCGTGTCGAGCGGCCTGGACATGATCCTGAATATGGATTCTGCCACCGAGATTGCCGACGGGTTGGATCTGGCAAATCGTGCGATGGAATCGCAGAGTGCGACCTACAACGACCTTGCGCAAGAGCAAGCGAACAACGAAAACAACAAGGTTCGACTGGACGCCGTTGAGAAGGAAATCTCATCGCTCAAGTCACAAGCCGAAGACGCGCTGGCTCAAGAGCAGGCAGCTCGGACTCAGGCGCAGAACGCGAAGAATGAACTGGACGCGCTGGTTGCCAGCACCGAAAAGCTTGGCGCTGAGCTCGAAGCCAAGAAGCCTCAGATTCAGGCCAAGCTAGCTTCGCAGCAGAAGGAATACGCTCAGGTTCAGGCTGACATCAAGGAACGCCAGGAACGTTTGCTGCGCGAAGAAGCCGAGCGCAAGCGCAAGGCAGCCGAAGCTGAAGCCAAGCGCAAAGCGGCATACGAAGCCGAGCAGAAGCGTTTGGCCGAGGAAGCTGCGGCAAAGAAGAAGGCTTACAAGAAAAAGGCCTATGTTCCTTCAACCCCTGCGGAGCCTGAGGTCAACACTTCCAATGGTTCCAGCGCCTGGGGCTTGGTCAAGCCAACTACCAGCAACAACCTGACCTCCAGCTTCGGGTGGCGCCCAACGCCTGCAGGAACCATTGACTACGGGGGACAGGGCGGATACGTACACGCCGGAATTGACTGGGGCTTCGGCGGCCAGTGCGGTGCGCCGATTACGGCTGCGGCTGACGGCGAAGTGTGGATGGCCGGTTGGGGCGGTACCTCCGGGAATAAGGTGCTTATTTCTCACGGTGTCGTCAAGGGCAAGGCCTTGGCCACCGGATACCACCATATGTCGCGTGTTGCCGTTAGTGTCGGACAGCACGTGAAGCAGGGCCAGGTTATTGGCTATGTTGGCACCACCGGTAACTCCACAGGATGCCACCTGCACTTCGAAACGGTCGTCAACGGCACGGCCGTGAACCCATTGGGACTTCTCTAG
- the prfB gene encoding peptide chain release factor 2, which produces MAKTDFSAEIHTLRSTFAAIEDVSDVDQIKADIATLSEEAGAPDLWDDPAAAQIVTSKLSYRQSELERLTKLKTRIDDLEVLVELAELEDDDETLQEADKELISIHKALDDLEIVTLLNGEFDSRGAVVTIRSGAGGVDAADFAEMLMRMYLRWAEKRGYKATVMDTSYAEEAGLKSATFEIDEPYAFGTLSVEAGTHRLVRISPFDNQGRRQTSFAAVEVVPLIEQTDSIEIPESEIRVDVFRSSGPGGQSVNTTDSAVRMTHIPTGVVVSMQNEKSQIQNRAAALRVLQSRLLLLKKEQEDAQKKELAGDVKASWGDQMRSYVLNPYQMVKDLRTEHEVGNTQAVLDGEIDDFIDAGIRWRAGQRRPSK; this is translated from the coding sequence ATGGCAAAAACTGACTTCTCTGCTGAAATCCACACACTGCGCTCAACTTTCGCTGCAATTGAAGATGTAAGCGATGTTGATCAGATCAAGGCTGACATTGCGACGCTCTCTGAGGAAGCAGGGGCCCCTGATCTTTGGGACGATCCCGCAGCTGCGCAAATTGTCACTAGTAAGCTTTCCTACCGCCAGTCGGAACTCGAACGCCTGACCAAGCTCAAAACACGAATTGACGATCTTGAAGTACTTGTTGAGCTGGCTGAACTCGAGGACGATGACGAAACCTTGCAGGAAGCCGATAAAGAACTCATCAGCATCCACAAAGCCTTGGACGATCTTGAAATTGTCACCTTGCTCAACGGCGAATTTGATTCGCGCGGTGCTGTAGTGACGATTCGCTCGGGTGCCGGTGGCGTGGATGCCGCGGATTTCGCCGAGATGCTCATGCGTATGTATCTGCGTTGGGCCGAAAAGCGCGGCTACAAGGCGACCGTGATGGACACTTCCTACGCGGAAGAAGCTGGCCTGAAATCGGCTACTTTTGAGATCGATGAGCCCTACGCATTCGGAACTCTGTCCGTAGAGGCTGGAACGCACCGCCTCGTGCGAATTTCTCCTTTTGACAATCAGGGACGGCGTCAAACTTCTTTTGCCGCTGTTGAAGTGGTGCCTTTGATTGAACAGACCGACAGCATCGAAATCCCTGAGTCTGAAATTCGCGTGGATGTGTTTCGGTCTTCCGGTCCTGGCGGACAGAGCGTCAATACGACCGACTCGGCAGTTCGCATGACACACATCCCAACCGGTGTTGTTGTTTCCATGCAAAATGAAAAGTCGCAGATTCAGAACCGGGCCGCCGCGCTTCGAGTTTTGCAATCCAGGCTCCTGCTCTTGAAAAAGGAGCAGGAAGATGCTCAGAAAAAAGAGCTTGCTGGTGATGTGAAAGCCTCATGGGGCGATCAAATGCGTTCGTACGTGCTCAATCCGTATCAGATGGTTAAGGATCTGCGCACTGAACATGAAGTTGGAAATACTCAGGCGGTGCTTGACGGTGAAATCGATGATTTCATCGATGCAGGCATCCGTTGGCGTGCAGGACAGCGTCGCCCAAGCAAATAG
- the ftsE gene encoding cell division ATP-binding protein FtsE, which produces MIKFENVSMVYEPRQQNAALDDINIEISRGEFAFLVGESGSGKSTFLSLVLREKRSTDGAVYVAGQNLNRIPSRRVPKLRRDIGFVFQDFRLLRERTVFDNVAFAMEVIGASRAQIRERVPDALKLVGLEDKARRKPTELSGGEQQRVGIARAIVNKPSILLADEPTGNLDRKNSIEVMNVLNRINQNGTTVLMATHAHELVSEYRHRVIELQRGQVIRDEIEGQYTPMTTVVNQDGSRELLLGDSAVEHDEDSQVAEDQKDEDQ; this is translated from the coding sequence ATGATTAAATTCGAAAACGTCTCGATGGTTTATGAACCAAGACAGCAGAATGCTGCATTGGACGATATAAACATCGAGATCAGCCGTGGCGAATTCGCCTTCTTGGTCGGTGAATCCGGTTCCGGGAAATCGACCTTCCTGAGTTTGGTGCTCCGTGAAAAGCGATCCACCGACGGTGCTGTTTATGTTGCAGGGCAGAACCTGAACCGAATCCCGAGCCGACGTGTGCCAAAACTGCGTCGCGATATCGGGTTCGTCTTCCAGGATTTCCGGCTATTGCGAGAACGCACGGTCTTTGACAACGTGGCCTTCGCGATGGAAGTCATTGGCGCTTCGCGAGCACAGATCCGTGAACGAGTTCCCGATGCGTTGAAGCTTGTAGGACTTGAGGACAAGGCTCGCCGCAAGCCAACTGAACTGTCCGGTGGTGAACAGCAACGTGTCGGTATTGCGCGTGCCATCGTCAACAAGCCGTCGATCCTGTTGGCCGATGAGCCCACCGGTAACCTTGACCGGAAAAACAGCATTGAAGTCATGAACGTGCTGAACCGGATTAATCAAAACGGCACCACCGTTTTGATGGCGACGCACGCACACGAACTTGTTAGCGAATATCGTCATCGCGTAATTGAACTGCAGCGCGGACAGGTGATCCGCGATGAGATCGAAGGCCAGTACACGCCGATGACCACCGTGGTGAACCAGGACGGTTCCCGAGAACTCCTCTTGGGCGATTCCGCTGTGGAGCACGACGAAGATTCACAGGTTGCTGAGGACCAGAAAGACGAGGACCAGTGA